One window of the uncultured Paludibaculum sp. genome contains the following:
- a CDS encoding anti-sigma factor — protein sequence MTCDNYSEEFELYALGLLEPDEQAEMGAHLNTGCETCQAPLRRALVLNSMIMRSVNELAPRRSLRSAVLRTLTGRDHSPAWAFIWAGLATGLLTLTVWMGNRNHEREQQLADARHQLESQKVRSARIQQALAVLSDPGTRLATAGQEEVQPRASYFLNPKRGVVMIGAHLTGLDPAHVYQMWIIPKGQNPKPAGLFRPDDAGNAVHLFETQLAPGTTAALALSVEPEAGSAAPTTTPILVAPVTGD from the coding sequence ATGACCTGCGACAACTACTCCGAAGAGTTCGAACTCTATGCGCTGGGCCTACTCGAACCCGACGAACAGGCCGAAATGGGTGCGCACCTCAACACAGGCTGCGAAACCTGCCAGGCTCCCCTGCGCCGCGCGCTGGTTCTGAATTCGATGATTATGCGAAGCGTCAACGAACTCGCCCCGAGGCGCTCTCTACGCAGTGCGGTTCTGCGTACCCTGACTGGCCGCGATCATTCACCCGCCTGGGCGTTCATCTGGGCCGGCCTCGCCACCGGCCTGCTGACGCTGACTGTGTGGATGGGTAACCGGAACCACGAGCGGGAACAGCAGTTGGCCGACGCCCGCCACCAACTGGAATCGCAGAAGGTCCGCTCCGCGCGGATTCAGCAAGCCCTGGCGGTTCTCAGCGATCCGGGCACGCGGCTGGCAACGGCGGGCCAGGAGGAGGTCCAACCCCGGGCGTCCTACTTCCTCAACCCGAAGCGCGGCGTCGTCATGATCGGCGCCCATCTGACAGGCCTCGACCCAGCCCACGTCTATCAGATGTGGATCATTCCCAAGGGGCAGAATCCCAAGCCCGCCGGCCTCTTCCGGCCTGACGACGCGGGCAATGCCGTGCATCTTTTCGAAACCCAATTGGCGCCGGGCACGACAGCGGCCTTGGCCTTGAGCGTCGAGCCCGAAGCCGGATCCGCGGCGCCCACGACCACACCCATCCTGGTGGCGCCGGTGACTGGAGATTAG
- a CDS encoding sigma-70 family RNA polymerase sigma factor — MWILVPLATALLRSPEDLAFLERLKRREPDAAAELYDRYGRIVYSLVLRMVRNQAVAEELVQEAFLRVWHRSQFFDPEKGGFATWILAVARNQAIDYLRSVTGRQWKGEVAMDRMDEPALFQTIEEELIHTDRVRQIRSAIGKLKDTHRQVIELAYFEGLSQTEIAARISQPLGTVKTWMRTGLKLLRDELDTKVPA, encoded by the coding sequence GTGTGGATCCTTGTCCCTCTGGCCACGGCCCTGTTGCGTTCGCCGGAGGACCTCGCTTTCCTGGAGCGCCTGAAACGCCGCGAACCCGACGCAGCCGCTGAGCTTTACGATCGCTATGGCCGCATCGTCTATTCGCTGGTCCTCCGCATGGTACGGAACCAGGCCGTTGCCGAAGAGCTCGTCCAGGAGGCGTTCCTCCGCGTTTGGCACCGATCCCAATTCTTCGACCCCGAAAAGGGCGGCTTCGCCACATGGATCCTCGCCGTGGCCCGGAATCAGGCCATCGACTATCTGCGCTCGGTCACCGGCCGGCAGTGGAAGGGAGAAGTCGCCATGGATCGCATGGACGAGCCGGCGCTCTTCCAGACCATCGAAGAGGAGCTCATCCACACCGATCGGGTTCGCCAGATCCGGTCGGCGATCGGAAAGCTGAAGGACACGCACCGCCAGGTGATCGAGCTCGCCTACTTCGAGGGTCTCTCGCAAACTGAGATCGCCGCACGCATCAGCCAGCCCCTGGGCACAGTAAAGACCTGGATGCGCACGGGCTTGAAGCTTCTGCGCGATGAACTCGACACGAAGGTCCCGGCATGA
- a CDS encoding Gfo/Idh/MocA family oxidoreductase, with product MNRRHFLMSAAAAAPLSASALASPNDTIRVACVGLRGQGNSHIRAYEGMKNVEIAALCDIDESVLDKRLGEVATATGKKPARFVDLRKVLEDKSIDAISIATPNHNHTLQTIWALQAGKHVYVEKPASHNIYESKQIVAATKKYGKIVQHGVNARSTEGLREAAQQIKDGLIGDVYMARGLCYKWRDTIGRAKPEAVPAGVNYDLWLGPAPKREFTKNRFHYNWHWFWDTGNGDFGNQGIHEVDICRWLLGVKLPTKVHAMGGHFMFDDDQETPNVLTATYEFNEGGKTKMMVFEVRHWMSNHEAGIGEGGKRKDSNTVGNVFYGSKGYMAIDGYASYRTYLGREAEPGPAKSAGGSNWVNFIEAVRANDYSKLNGPIEEGAMSATLMHLANISYRLGRSLTLDPVKCEVKGDAEANAMFTRNYRKGFEVPKIA from the coding sequence ATGAATCGCCGCCACTTCCTGATGAGCGCAGCCGCCGCGGCCCCGTTATCGGCTAGCGCCCTGGCCAGTCCGAACGACACGATCCGCGTGGCCTGCGTGGGCCTGCGAGGGCAGGGAAATAGCCACATCCGGGCCTATGAAGGGATGAAGAACGTCGAGATCGCCGCGCTCTGCGACATCGACGAGAGTGTCCTCGACAAGCGGTTGGGCGAAGTGGCGACGGCTACCGGCAAGAAGCCGGCGCGTTTCGTCGATCTGCGCAAGGTGCTGGAAGACAAGTCGATTGACGCCATTTCCATTGCCACGCCCAATCACAATCACACGCTGCAAACCATCTGGGCTCTGCAGGCGGGCAAGCACGTCTACGTGGAAAAGCCGGCTTCGCACAACATCTACGAGTCGAAGCAGATTGTGGCGGCGACCAAGAAGTACGGCAAGATCGTGCAGCACGGTGTGAATGCGCGCTCCACCGAGGGCCTGCGGGAAGCGGCGCAGCAGATCAAGGATGGGCTCATCGGCGACGTCTACATGGCGCGCGGCCTGTGCTACAAGTGGCGCGACACTATCGGCCGGGCGAAGCCGGAAGCGGTGCCCGCCGGTGTGAACTACGACCTGTGGCTGGGCCCAGCGCCGAAACGTGAGTTCACCAAGAACCGTTTCCACTACAACTGGCACTGGTTCTGGGATACGGGCAACGGCGACTTCGGCAACCAGGGCATCCACGAGGTGGACATCTGCCGCTGGCTGTTGGGTGTGAAGCTGCCGACCAAGGTCCACGCCATGGGCGGACACTTCATGTTCGACGACGACCAGGAGACCCCCAACGTCCTCACCGCCACCTATGAGTTCAACGAAGGCGGCAAGACGAAGATGATGGTGTTCGAGGTGCGGCACTGGATGTCGAACCACGAAGCCGGCATCGGCGAGGGCGGCAAGCGCAAAGACAGCAACACGGTTGGCAACGTCTTCTACGGCTCAAAGGGCTACATGGCCATCGACGGCTACGCCAGCTACAGGACCTACCTGGGCCGTGAAGCGGAGCCGGGTCCGGCCAAGAGCGCCGGTGGGTCGAACTGGGTGAACTTCATCGAAGCCGTCCGCGCCAACGACTATTCGAAGCTGAACGGACCCATCGAGGAAGGCGCGATGAGCGCGACACTGATGCACCTGGCCAACATCAGCTACCGCCTGGGCCGCAGCCTGACGCTCGATCCGGTGAAGTGCGAAGTGAAGGGTGACGCCGAGGCGAACGCCATGTTCACACGCAACTATCGCAAGGGTTTCGAAGTTCCGAAGATCGCGTAG